Proteins from one Candidatus Dormiibacterota bacterium genomic window:
- a CDS encoding phosphopantetheine-binding protein: MPGNNHVLHSELKRFIVRRLRLEQVDPDSIQDDALLVGGGLDLDSIDLLELVVGLEKEYGLKIADVAEGRRILTSVDSLARFVAGQRGDA, translated from the coding sequence ATGCCCGGCAACAATCATGTGCTCCACAGCGAATTGAAGCGCTTCATCGTGCGCCGGCTCCGCCTGGAGCAGGTCGACCCCGATTCCATCCAGGACGACGCCCTCCTCGTGGGCGGCGGTCTCGACCTCGACTCGATCGATCTTCTGGAGCTGGTGGTCGGGCTCGAGAAGGAGTACGGGCTGAAGATCGCGGACGTGGCGGAGGGCCGGCGCATCCTGACGTCGGTCGACAGCCTCGCCCGATTCGTCGCCGGGCAGCGTGGCGACGCCTGA
- a CDS encoding glycosyltransferase family 2 protein, translating into MATPEAGGRGAAAYVGVIPALNASSTIGPVVAGTLRHLPRVLVVDDGSTDDTSDRARAAGAEVLRHPDNLGKGAALCTAFEHVLAGRPVDAVITLDADGQHDPEDIPLFLELHRSARPSLIVGSRARDFAAMWGPRRAMNRFSSASLRIFSGVDLPDSQSGFRLYDAAFLGRLRLVGRRYEAEMEALMRAAEWRMKVTSVPIHLRVVDGRATSHYRPLRDTVRIVDTVLRQWLRRRFARSRPDEP; encoded by the coding sequence GTGGCGACGCCTGAGGCCGGCGGCCGCGGCGCGGCCGCCTATGTCGGAGTGATCCCGGCTCTGAACGCCTCGTCGACCATCGGACCGGTGGTGGCGGGCACTCTCCGCCACCTGCCGCGCGTCCTGGTGGTGGACGACGGATCGACCGACGACACCTCGGACCGCGCGCGCGCCGCGGGGGCCGAGGTCCTCCGTCACCCCGACAACCTCGGCAAGGGGGCGGCGCTGTGCACGGCGTTCGAGCACGTGCTCGCCGGGCGCCCGGTCGACGCCGTCATCACCCTCGACGCCGACGGCCAGCACGATCCGGAGGATATCCCCCTCTTCCTGGAATTGCACCGGAGCGCGCGTCCCTCCCTGATCGTGGGCTCGCGCGCCCGCGACTTCGCGGCCATGTGGGGACCGCGCCGGGCCATGAACCGGTTCTCGTCGGCCTCGCTGCGCATCTTCTCCGGAGTCGATCTGCCCGACTCGCAGAGCGGCTTCCGGCTGTACGATGCCGCCTTTCTCGGACGGCTTCGCCTCGTCGGGCGCCGCTACGAGGCCGAGATGGAGGCGCTGATGCGCGCCGCGGAGTGGCGGATGAAGGTCACCTCGGTGCCGATCCACCTGCGCGTCGTCGACGGACGGGCCACGAGCCACTACCGGCCGCTGCGCGACACCGTCCGCATCGTCGACACCGTCCTGCGCCAGTGGCTGAGACGCCGCTTCGCGCGCTCCCGCCCGGACGAGCCGTGA
- a CDS encoding radical SAM protein, whose protein sequence is MTGSRKILLISASHYEPRGGVARVERYWTSGLTLVHLEALTPRDFVCELVDDFRREPPLETDAELVGITAMGLQIGRAYDLADYYRARGLPVVMGGAWVSLNPEQALEHCDVVLKGEAEYAWPELLADFQRGVFRQRVYEGSRQHDLRGLPEADLDHLPLWRPELMREKVYRDYYFQFPLYVTRGCPFRCEYCCVTRFHEATYRKRPIGEVMRDVDAIRSRGSRNILFMDDNPVADRRYAKELFGALAPKGMRWCSQCTIQIAEDEELLDLAAKSGCFLLSIGFETIKQSNLDGINKPWARAREYARLIRLLRHRGIQIVALIMIGLDDDDPADFDRTLEFLIRHKVPLAKFHLPIPYPGTPFYDRMEKEGRILTKDWSRYHYGSAVIRPKRMTPEMAEQKFWATYHDFFSMRSILRRFFPPAPRNLKIQMHYLTANLIFRKMQQAGKHPYLY, encoded by the coding sequence GTGACCGGGTCGCGCAAGATCCTGCTGATCTCCGCCTCGCACTACGAGCCTCGCGGCGGCGTGGCGCGCGTCGAGCGCTACTGGACCTCCGGGCTCACCCTCGTCCACCTCGAGGCGCTGACGCCGCGCGATTTCGTCTGCGAGCTGGTGGACGACTTCAGGCGCGAGCCGCCCCTGGAGACCGACGCCGAGCTGGTCGGCATCACGGCGATGGGGCTGCAGATCGGCCGGGCGTACGATCTGGCGGACTACTACCGCGCGCGCGGCCTGCCGGTCGTCATGGGGGGGGCGTGGGTCTCGCTCAACCCGGAGCAGGCGCTGGAACATTGCGACGTGGTGTTGAAGGGGGAGGCCGAGTACGCCTGGCCCGAGCTGCTGGCCGATTTCCAGCGCGGCGTATTCCGCCAGCGCGTCTACGAAGGGAGCCGGCAGCACGACCTGCGCGGGCTCCCCGAGGCGGACCTCGACCACCTGCCGCTCTGGCGCCCCGAGCTGATGCGCGAAAAGGTGTACCGCGACTACTACTTCCAGTTCCCTCTGTACGTCACGCGCGGCTGTCCCTTCCGCTGCGAGTACTGCTGCGTCACCCGGTTCCACGAGGCGACGTACCGCAAGCGGCCGATCGGCGAGGTGATGCGCGACGTCGACGCCATCCGCTCCAGAGGGTCCCGCAACATCCTGTTCATGGACGACAACCCGGTCGCCGACCGGCGTTACGCGAAGGAGCTGTTCGGTGCTTTGGCCCCGAAAGGGATGCGCTGGTGCAGCCAGTGCACGATCCAGATCGCCGAGGACGAGGAGCTCCTCGATCTCGCCGCCAAGAGCGGCTGTTTTCTTCTCTCGATCGGCTTCGAAACGATCAAGCAGTCGAACCTCGACGGAATCAACAAGCCGTGGGCCCGCGCCCGCGAGTACGCGCGCCTGATCCGCCTGCTACGTCACCGCGGCATCCAGATCGTCGCCCTCATCATGATCGGCCTCGACGACGACGATCCCGCCGATTTCGACCGCACCCTCGAGTTCCTGATCCGCCACAAGGTGCCGCTGGCGAAGTTCCACCTGCCGATCCCGTATCCCGGGACGCCGTTCTACGACCGGATGGAGAAGGAGGGGCGGATCCTGACGAAGGACTGGAGCCGCTACCACTACGGCAGCGCCGTCATCCGGCCGAAGCGGATGACGCCCGAGATGGCGGAGCAGAAGTTCTGGGCGACCTACCACGACTTCTTCAGCATGCGCTCGATCCTGCGCCGCTTCTTCCCGCCCGCGCCGCGCAATCTCAAGATCCAGATGCACTACCTGACGGCGAACCTGATCTTCAGGAAGATGCAGCAGGCCGGGAAGCACCCCTACCTTTACTAG